In Paenibacillus guangzhouensis, a single window of DNA contains:
- a CDS encoding response regulator transcription factor, with protein sequence MYRLLIVDDEPVIVNGLVQLFQEREDVELDICKAYSAMEALDIAKRTKLDILVSDIRMPQKSGLQLVDDIAYYWPSCRIIFLTGYSEFDYVYEAIRKNVDNYILKTEGVEPIFEAVQGAIAKLEEEKRQRLQQEKAQMHFQMAESLLKKELFERVLQGELLPSLLANDRYAEVDFRIHPNRPAYFLVGQVDIAEGAKLKLLESAARIVDQHLPISLICEHVIQDGNRLVWLLQPDALLTDHMKEREPDQHLQANNIVAYIRGNLERVQNEYEQLFEMSISFGISGNMLERWDQLQPQVDEVSAIIRRRIQLGQKMVIVDYEYSMALLASYDRGTGMKQEEFKQLLIDQIHQYIHDYLDGDLSLTAIAEQVHLNPSYLSRYYKQITGRNLLEYIQETKLAAAIRMMENPHMKLHEIALKVGFDSQPYFTTFFRKMTGTSPQEYRKSL encoded by the coding sequence ATGTATAGACTTTTAATCGTGGATGATGAACCTGTCATTGTGAATGGATTAGTGCAATTATTTCAGGAGCGTGAGGATGTTGAGCTGGATATCTGCAAGGCATATTCGGCGATGGAAGCACTAGATATTGCGAAGCGGACGAAGCTAGACATTCTCGTCAGTGACATTCGCATGCCGCAGAAGAGTGGATTGCAGCTGGTGGACGATATCGCCTATTACTGGCCGTCCTGCCGCATTATATTTTTAACCGGGTATAGTGAATTTGATTACGTCTATGAAGCGATCCGGAAGAATGTCGATAACTATATTCTGAAGACGGAGGGGGTAGAACCGATCTTCGAAGCAGTGCAAGGGGCGATTGCGAAGCTGGAGGAAGAGAAGCGTCAACGGCTGCAGCAGGAGAAGGCGCAGATGCATTTCCAGATGGCCGAATCTCTGCTAAAAAAAGAATTGTTCGAGCGAGTCCTGCAAGGCGAATTGCTGCCATCCTTGCTCGCGAATGATCGTTATGCGGAAGTCGATTTCCGGATTCATCCGAATCGGCCTGCATACTTCCTCGTCGGACAAGTGGACATAGCCGAGGGAGCGAAGCTCAAGCTTCTGGAGTCGGCCGCACGTATCGTCGATCAGCATCTGCCGATCTCGTTGATATGTGAGCACGTAATCCAAGATGGCAATCGATTGGTATGGCTGCTGCAGCCCGATGCATTGCTGACTGATCATATGAAAGAGCGTGAACCGGACCAGCACTTACAAGCGAATAACATTGTCGCCTATATTCGAGGTAACCTTGAACGCGTTCAGAACGAGTATGAGCAGCTGTTCGAGATGTCCATTTCATTCGGAATCTCTGGCAATATGTTGGAGCGTTGGGATCAGCTGCAGCCTCAGGTCGATGAGGTTAGCGCTATAATTCGCAGGAGGATTCAATTGGGCCAGAAGATGGTTATCGTGGATTATGAATATTCGATGGCGCTGCTTGCCTCTTATGACAGAGGAACGGGCATGAAGCAGGAGGAATTCAAGCAATTATTGATCGATCAGATTCATCAATATATCCATGATTATTTGGATGGTGACTTATCTTTGACGGCGATTGCAGAGCAGGTGCATCTGAATCCCTCGTATTTGTCCAGGTACTACAAGCAGATTACGGGGCGAAATCTTCTGGAGTACATCCAAGAGACGAAGTTAGCGGCAGCGATTCGCATGATGGAGAATCCGCATATGAAGCTGCATGAGATCGCCTTGAAGGTCGGGTTTGATTCACAGCCGTATTTCACAACCTTCTTCCGGAAGATGACAGGGACCTCTCCCCAAGAATATCGGAAGTCATTATAA
- a CDS encoding peptidylprolyl isomerase produces the protein MKRVRSRRSKYRRFLLAIVILLTTGVTAAFARGAWSAPDQAEDAIATVNGVPISIAEFNRAIRLNKSQVIHYFQNTYHAEQTKQFWTTAFHGEIPAEMLKKKALEESVRIKVRQLLAKERGALQEVSYQGFLQQLQQENQRRAQAISNNQVVYGPAQYDEDSYFEYVISNVTLAAKRQMLQTVLQQNESLPKQFYEQHKAERYLTPGLVKIQRISRSFLDSNHHTDPSLQQEIKQQLEEAAAKLQFGGDFEEIAAVYNPQDTALELTIHLGDERRNARSPIAQAAVKLPVDAISQIIEENGSYHLLKCIERVEPNAEYLPYEQVKEQVLQDLIQQEYESMIYERMTTADIQVNDKQMQSVQIQ, from the coding sequence ATGAAGAGAGTCCGTTCCAGACGATCGAAGTATAGACGGTTCCTGCTCGCCATCGTGATATTACTTACGACAGGAGTTACAGCGGCTTTCGCTCGCGGGGCCTGGTCAGCGCCAGATCAAGCGGAGGATGCCATTGCGACTGTCAATGGTGTGCCAATCAGCATCGCGGAATTCAATCGAGCGATTCGACTGAATAAATCTCAGGTCATTCATTATTTTCAAAATACCTATCACGCAGAGCAGACAAAACAATTCTGGACCACCGCTTTCCACGGCGAGATTCCGGCAGAGATGCTGAAGAAGAAAGCGCTCGAAGAGAGTGTGCGTATCAAGGTGAGACAGCTGCTGGCGAAGGAACGAGGTGCTCTGCAAGAGGTAAGTTATCAAGGGTTCCTGCAGCAGTTACAGCAAGAGAATCAGCGGAGAGCGCAAGCCATCAGCAACAATCAAGTGGTATACGGACCCGCGCAATACGATGAAGACTCTTATTTTGAATATGTGATATCGAACGTAACGCTTGCGGCAAAGCGGCAGATGCTGCAGACCGTATTACAGCAGAATGAATCTCTTCCAAAACAATTTTATGAGCAGCATAAAGCCGAACGCTATCTGACCCCAGGCCTCGTTAAGATCCAACGCATCTCGCGTTCCTTCCTAGATTCCAACCATCATACCGATCCATCACTTCAACAAGAAATCAAACAACAGCTTGAAGAGGCAGCGGCCAAGCTGCAATTTGGCGGCGATTTTGAAGAAATAGCCGCAGTGTATAACCCACAAGACACGGCGTTAGAGCTGACGATACACTTGGGCGATGAACGTCGTAATGCTAGAAGCCCCATAGCGCAAGCTGCAGTGAAGCTCCCTGTAGATGCCATCAGCCAGATCATCGAAGAGAATGGCAGCTATCATCTCCTAAAATGTATTGAGCGGGTAGAGCCAAATGCGGAATATCTACCTTATGAACAAGTGAAAGAACAAGTGCTGCAAGACCTGATACAGCAGGAGTACGAATCCATGATATATGAAAGGATGACAACGGCAGACATACAGGTGAATGACAAGCAAATGCAATCCGTTCAAATCCAGTGA
- a CDS encoding cohesin domain-containing protein yields the protein MQRTMSLVTVMTMLFSIVAIAPRDAKAAAGTTYFVDNVNGNDSANGTSTGTPWKTLTKVNATTFAPGDKILFKAGGSWQGQLWPKGSGVNGSPILIDQYGTGNKPLITGVTSELQTVFLKNQEYWEISNLEITNPSSEPFTRDWQGARGERRGVYILNEESGILNHIYIRNLNIHDVDGVYTTRAGGIIFDSVGSYVPSAFNDVLIDGNTLTDVDAYGIYVGSNCILRYGMSDLWEWVPKPYGPWTPTTNLKISNNTIVRPATGGIAWNVTDGAIIERNTVQEATYLATNASIWWAYADNNVVQFNESFGSHHGEMDGEGFDVDAGNIGSLVQYNYSHDNAGGFMLFVNDTYYTTNTIVRYNISQNDKNHIFRYSGSIDTVYNYNNTVYVGAASGNPVMSDYFTKSSGAPKNIKNYNNVYYSVGDRGWNLTGQTFDSNAYFGGNTVVASDAHKITANPKFVNPGSGGNGMNTLDGYKLQPDSPLIGAGVPIANNGGRDYFGNTLYNGDPDIGAYEYQGSVPPATGKTPIVFVPAPITPMPEQPKPAPGNLAPLATVSTTVATLNNGSTQSMTDSNYSNAWSSVDEGVTFPNYITLDFGTKAVTANNLKIVTRFGTGQGVTKFDLEAYNGTAWVPIKSNVQWVWKYSDVTNETQSVDFSSTSAKKFRLKINGSNLKWGNFAINELELYYQGSADQAAAKAVRDAIAVLPAPAAVTLDDASAIQAARAAYLALTDVQRALVGDITRLTDAEAALAALPQPERSLSTALSGPASVKVNQPFQIRVGMQNVKDAVYAQDISLTYDPQIFELVSAKSAADGVEIIKSVHPTPGHVRFLIASQGGAHAIQGNAQVLELTFTAISQQNTPSQFSITNALLGDAQGRELQAALSSLHVQTESGTGIVAADLNHDGKVSIGDIAIAAVHYGKTSEDSGWHLVKHIDLNGDGVINILDLSIIAREMI from the coding sequence ATGCAACGAACGATGAGCCTGGTCACCGTTATGACCATGCTCTTCAGTATCGTTGCCATTGCCCCGCGAGATGCGAAGGCGGCTGCAGGGACGACCTATTTCGTGGATAACGTGAATGGGAATGACAGTGCGAACGGGACAAGTACCGGGACGCCTTGGAAGACACTCACCAAGGTGAATGCGACAACATTTGCGCCGGGGGACAAAATATTGTTCAAGGCAGGAGGTTCCTGGCAAGGCCAACTTTGGCCGAAAGGATCCGGCGTGAATGGCAGCCCGATCCTGATTGACCAATACGGCACGGGGAATAAGCCCCTGATCACGGGGGTGACGAGTGAACTGCAGACGGTCTTCTTGAAGAATCAGGAGTATTGGGAAATCAGCAATCTGGAAATTACGAATCCATCATCAGAGCCTTTCACTAGAGATTGGCAAGGGGCTCGTGGCGAGCGTCGCGGCGTGTACATCTTGAATGAAGAGAGCGGCATCTTGAATCATATCTACATTCGAAATCTTAACATTCATGATGTTGATGGGGTATATACAACGCGTGCAGGAGGGATTATTTTCGATTCGGTTGGTTCTTATGTACCGAGCGCTTTTAATGACGTACTCATCGATGGCAATACATTAACCGATGTTGATGCTTACGGGATCTATGTTGGCTCGAATTGTATTCTTCGATACGGCATGAGCGACCTTTGGGAGTGGGTACCGAAGCCGTACGGGCCTTGGACGCCGACCACGAATTTGAAAATATCCAATAATACAATCGTTCGTCCTGCGACAGGAGGGATCGCATGGAACGTGACGGATGGGGCGATTATTGAACGGAATACGGTGCAAGAAGCGACGTATCTGGCGACGAATGCGTCCATCTGGTGGGCCTATGCGGACAATAACGTGGTGCAATTCAATGAATCCTTCGGGAGCCATCATGGGGAAATGGATGGCGAGGGATTCGACGTGGACGCAGGGAATATCGGCTCTCTCGTTCAATATAATTATAGTCATGACAACGCAGGCGGCTTCATGCTATTCGTGAATGATACGTATTACACGACGAATACGATTGTTCGCTATAATATCAGTCAGAATGATAAGAATCATATTTTCCGCTACAGCGGTTCGATCGACACGGTCTACAATTACAATAATACGGTCTATGTTGGCGCGGCATCAGGGAATCCGGTCATGAGCGATTATTTCACGAAATCATCGGGCGCTCCCAAAAATATTAAGAACTATAATAACGTCTACTACAGCGTGGGAGACCGGGGTTGGAATTTAACAGGGCAAACCTTCGATTCCAACGCGTATTTTGGCGGTAATACGGTAGTCGCCTCGGATGCGCACAAGATTACGGCGAATCCGAAATTCGTGAATCCGGGCAGTGGCGGCAACGGCATGAATACGCTTGACGGATATAAGCTACAGCCAGACTCGCCGCTGATCGGCGCAGGTGTTCCGATTGCCAATAATGGAGGGCGAGATTATTTCGGCAATACCTTATACAACGGTGATCCAGACATAGGAGCTTACGAATATCAAGGCTCGGTGCCGCCGGCGACAGGCAAGACGCCGATCGTATTCGTTCCGGCGCCGATTACACCGATGCCGGAGCAGCCGAAGCCTGCGCCTGGGAACTTAGCGCCGCTGGCAACGGTCAGCACAACGGTTGCTACCTTGAACAATGGCTCGACTCAAAGTATGACGGACAGTAATTACTCGAATGCATGGTCAAGTGTGGATGAGGGTGTGACCTTCCCGAACTATATTACGCTAGATTTCGGCACGAAGGCGGTGACCGCGAACAACTTGAAGATTGTGACACGCTTCGGGACGGGGCAGGGCGTCACGAAGTTCGATCTGGAAGCTTATAACGGAACAGCATGGGTGCCGATCAAGAGCAATGTGCAGTGGGTGTGGAAGTATAGCGATGTGACGAATGAAACCCAGAGCGTGGATTTCAGTTCGACCTCCGCGAAGAAATTCCGTCTGAAAATCAACGGCTCGAATTTGAAATGGGGGAATTTTGCCATCAATGAACTGGAGCTTTACTATCAGGGCTCAGCCGATCAAGCAGCAGCGAAGGCAGTCCGGGACGCGATCGCGGTGCTGCCGGCTCCAGCGGCGGTCACGCTCGATGACGCATCGGCTATCCAAGCGGCGAGAGCGGCCTACCTTGCATTGACCGATGTACAGCGAGCGCTCGTGGGGGATATTACGAGATTGACCGATGCGGAGGCCGCTCTAGCTGCGCTTCCACAACCGGAGCGCAGCTTATCAACTGCATTGAGCGGGCCGGCGTCCGTAAAGGTGAATCAGCCGTTTCAAATCCGCGTCGGGATGCAGAATGTGAAGGATGCTGTGTATGCGCAAGATATCTCTCTGACATACGACCCGCAAATATTTGAGTTGGTGTCGGCTAAATCTGCAGCTGATGGTGTGGAGATTATAAAGTCTGTCCATCCTACACCAGGACATGTGCGATTTCTGATAGCAAGTCAAGGCGGAGCGCATGCGATTCAAGGGAATGCCCAGGTGCTCGAGCTTACCTTCACAGCCATATCGCAGCAGAACACGCCGAGCCAATTCTCGATTACGAATGCTTTGCTCGGTGATGCGCAAGGAAGAGAGCTGCAAGCAGCTTTATCTTCCCTACATGTTCAGACCGAATCAGGAACGGGCATCGTCGCCGCGGACCTGAACCATGACGGTAAAGTGAGTATTGGGGATATCGCTATTGCTGCAGTCCATTATGGGAAGACAAGCGAGGATTCCGGCTGGCATCTTGTGAAGCATATCGATCTGAATGGAGATGGCGTTATTAATATTCTCGATCTGAGTATTATCGCTAGAGAGATGATCTAG
- a CDS encoding sensor histidine kinase, translating into MKIQAAGSTRWFVYQKIVIVFIAFIIPLVAMNMWVNYKGMSFTKNAISDSAVAGASFYAKQLDKELYFVRNQQLQFFNDKDLQKLSFQGSRLEGYALIELISQTKDRLSAIEYSSEFVVNAGVYIKEINKTISSQNGVTDAPNDESVFIISLIQHTPKPSFYQKDGRLFFIESENNSGIISYIEISVARLQEALHQITTLYQESEVFLGSKTLGSVLSTVEDQRVITPLLEQLDADSHATTNTSRVIPIGGISYFITANQVSSLNLSLIMYVNHDEITRPLSQFGFWFYALFVVAIIVLLLYAYSVNFMIHRPLSKLTKAFQMMETDNLNLVIESKTRDEFHYLFHSFNRMALRLKRSIEENYEQKIAIQHSELKQLQSQINPHFLYNSFFNIYMMCKVGDADSAAELSQKLGSYYQYITRSGSDEVPLYKEYQHALDYCEIQCIRFSNRIRYEYEDIPDHVKTVAVPRLIIQPIVENIFEHAFEDGMGSGVLYIAANIEDGIVRMTVEDNGRLVTDEQIEQLEIQLRDGPRQPEKTGLINVNNRLQLKYGVGSGLFVSRSQHGGLRAELRINIREGSGGDL; encoded by the coding sequence ATGAAAATTCAAGCAGCAGGTTCGACGAGGTGGTTTGTCTATCAGAAAATTGTAATCGTTTTCATAGCTTTTATTATCCCTCTCGTTGCGATGAACATGTGGGTGAATTATAAAGGCATGTCCTTTACGAAGAACGCAATATCGGACTCTGCGGTAGCAGGTGCTTCGTTCTATGCGAAGCAATTGGACAAGGAATTATATTTTGTCCGCAATCAGCAGCTGCAATTTTTCAATGATAAGGATCTTCAGAAGCTGAGCTTCCAAGGGAGCCGGTTGGAAGGATACGCGCTGATCGAGTTGATTAGTCAGACGAAGGATCGATTATCCGCGATCGAATATTCTAGTGAATTCGTCGTGAACGCCGGCGTCTATATTAAAGAAATCAACAAGACGATCTCGAGTCAGAATGGCGTCACGGACGCGCCGAATGATGAGTCCGTGTTCATCATTTCATTAATTCAGCACACCCCAAAACCGTCCTTCTATCAGAAAGACGGGCGTCTCTTCTTCATCGAGAGCGAGAATAACTCTGGCATTATCTCCTATATTGAAATTTCTGTTGCTCGTCTACAAGAAGCGCTTCATCAGATCACGACGCTTTATCAAGAATCCGAAGTATTCCTTGGGAGTAAGACGCTCGGCAGTGTGCTGTCGACGGTGGAAGACCAACGTGTCATCACACCGCTGCTTGAACAATTGGACGCAGACAGTCATGCGACTACGAATACATCCCGGGTGATTCCGATCGGAGGGATAAGCTATTTCATCACGGCCAATCAGGTGAGCTCCTTAAATCTATCGCTGATCATGTACGTGAACCACGATGAGATTACTCGACCGCTGAGCCAATTCGGCTTCTGGTTCTATGCCTTATTTGTGGTTGCGATCATCGTACTGCTGCTCTATGCGTATTCCGTCAATTTCATGATTCACAGGCCGCTGTCGAAGCTTACGAAGGCATTCCAGATGATGGAGACGGACAACCTCAACCTCGTCATCGAGTCGAAGACGAGAGATGAGTTTCACTATTTATTCCATAGCTTCAATCGGATGGCGCTTCGGTTGAAGCGATCAATCGAGGAGAATTATGAGCAGAAAATTGCGATCCAGCATTCAGAGCTCAAGCAGCTGCAATCGCAGATTAATCCTCATTTCCTCTACAACAGTTTTTTCAATATTTACATGATGTGTAAAGTTGGTGACGCCGATAGTGCGGCAGAGCTCTCTCAGAAGCTAGGCAGCTACTATCAGTACATTACGCGTAGTGGATCGGACGAAGTGCCGCTCTACAAGGAATACCAGCATGCCCTTGATTATTGTGAAATTCAATGTATTCGCTTCTCGAATCGCATTCGTTACGAATATGAAGACATCCCGGACCATGTGAAGACCGTTGCCGTACCGCGCTTGATCATTCAGCCGATTGTCGAGAATATTTTCGAGCATGCATTTGAAGACGGCATGGGTAGCGGTGTCCTCTATATCGCTGCGAATATTGAAGATGGAATCGTACGAATGACCGTCGAGGATAACGGACGTCTTGTTACGGATGAGCAGATTGAACAGTTAGAGATACAATTAAGGGATGGGCCGAGACAGCCGGAGAAGACGGGACTTATTAACGTGAACAACCGACTTCAATTGAAGTATGGTGTGGGCAGCGGGCTGTTCGTATCACGAAGTCAGCATGGCGGATTGCGTGCAGAGCTTAGAATCAATATTCGAGAAGGATCGGGAGGGGACTTGTAG
- a CDS encoding alkaline phosphatase family protein yields MGAIYNHVFVIGLDGAGNFIKDTPTPNIHGLLQQGALTYQAQTVFPSISAQCWGSMFHGVDPDQHQLNNDKASDTRFPEDSAYPSFMKLIREQYPDAKLAAFSEWSPINYGIIEQSCQFEDLSIRCPELITTAADYIRNNPDVKCLYVQIDNPDGAGHEFGYGNHVPEYLAKITEVDAYVGLLIDAIRDAGILDESLIIITSDHGGGGDHPRSHGSDHPMDMTVFWGCYGKSVAPGTWIQGDDVSIKDTAHVVAYALGIEPCPTWSGKVPEGIFTTKVAAE; encoded by the coding sequence ATGGGAGCAATTTATAATCATGTATTTGTCATCGGGCTTGATGGCGCAGGAAATTTCATTAAAGATACACCGACACCGAACATCCATGGCCTGCTGCAGCAAGGGGCGCTAACCTATCAAGCACAAACGGTTTTTCCTTCGATCAGCGCGCAGTGCTGGGGCTCCATGTTCCACGGCGTTGATCCTGATCAGCACCAACTGAATAATGACAAGGCTTCGGATACGCGATTCCCGGAGGATAGTGCCTATCCTTCCTTCATGAAGCTGATTCGGGAGCAGTATCCGGATGCGAAGTTAGCGGCATTCTCGGAGTGGTCACCGATTAACTACGGGATCATTGAGCAATCCTGCCAGTTCGAGGATCTCTCCATTCGGTGCCCGGAATTAATTACTACAGCAGCGGATTATATCCGCAATAATCCCGATGTGAAGTGCCTCTATGTGCAGATCGATAATCCTGACGGCGCAGGCCACGAATTCGGGTATGGCAATCACGTGCCTGAATATTTAGCGAAGATTACGGAAGTCGATGCCTATGTCGGATTGCTGATCGATGCGATTCGCGATGCCGGCATCCTCGATGAGAGTCTCATTATCATCACAAGCGATCATGGTGGAGGCGGCGATCACCCGCGTAGTCATGGCAGCGATCATCCAATGGATATGACGGTCTTCTGGGGCTGTTACGGTAAGTCTGTTGCGCCTGGCACCTGGATCCAGGGTGACGACGTATCGATCAAGGATACGGCGCATGTCGTCGCTTACGCACTCGGCATCGAGCCTTGTCCGACGTGGAGCGGCAAAGTGCCTGAAGGGATTTTCACAACGAAGGTAGCTGCGGAATAA
- the pgmB gene encoding beta-phosphoglucomutase — translation MEIRAVLFDLDGVITDTAEYHYVAWKQLAAQLGIEIDEAFNEQLKGVSRMESLERILRHGNRANDLSAEEKLALATQKNDEYVKLLVNVSPKDVYPGIRELLLELRAADIRTVIASASKNAPQILNSLALTDLFDYIVNPDEVPHGKPAPDIFLRGAEAVGVDPAFCVGIEDAQAGVEAIKSAKMVAVGIGEEHVLKPSGADVVLPSTGSLTWSFLQTLGE, via the coding sequence ATGGAGATTAGAGCTGTATTGTTCGACTTGGATGGCGTGATTACGGATACGGCGGAATATCACTATGTCGCATGGAAGCAGCTTGCGGCTCAACTCGGCATCGAGATCGATGAAGCATTCAATGAACAGTTGAAAGGCGTCAGCCGGATGGAGTCGCTTGAGCGGATTCTGCGTCATGGCAATCGTGCGAACGATTTGTCGGCGGAAGAGAAGCTTGCACTGGCAACGCAAAAAAATGACGAATACGTGAAGCTGCTCGTGAACGTGTCGCCGAAGGATGTCTATCCCGGCATTCGCGAGCTCCTGTTGGAATTGCGCGCTGCTGACATTCGCACAGTCATTGCATCGGCGAGCAAAAATGCGCCGCAAATCCTGAATTCACTGGCATTAACGGATTTGTTCGATTATATCGTGAATCCGGATGAGGTTCCGCACGGCAAGCCTGCACCGGACATCTTCTTGCGCGGTGCGGAAGCGGTAGGTGTCGATCCGGCTTTCTGCGTAGGCATCGAAGATGCACAGGCGGGTGTCGAAGCGATTAAATCGGCGAAGATGGTCGCTGTCGGAATCGGTGAGGAGCACGTCTTAAAGCCATCCGGCGCGGATGTCGTTCTGCCGTCGACGGGATCATTGACTTGGTCTTTCTTGCAGACATTAGGCGAATAG
- a CDS encoding glycoside hydrolase family 65 protein — protein sequence MHQGKVIFPQEPWTITETEVNLAHNQRCETVFAVANGYIGMRGNTEEGYSGPEGYSLNGTYLNGFYDSTPIQYGEEAFGYAKNRQTMLNVADAKGISLWVDGEKFDVLQSKIIDYKRQLHMKQGVMTREIVWETRQGKQVELRIERMASFVNKHMALIRYEAKVRSAAAQMEFVSTLNGEVTNQVTMGDPRTGSGFAGQVLLTEGLRADGAIHGTAQRTKNTKFVLVSAVNHALNVEHESACHEQGQLIELRYRCEAAPDQAVVLDKYIAYFASKDYEEAELWPMAVTALTDAKAKGYNWFRERQEEILADFWQVADVSVEGDELLQQGLRFNAYHLFQSVGRDGKTNIGAKGITGEGYEGHYFWDTETYILPFFLYNRPEISRQLLKYRHSILPKAKARAAELGYEGALYAWRTIDGEETSPYYPAGSAQLHINADIAYAVKKYVEVTRDEDYLLQEGLDILVETCRFFADAGDWIEGKGFCINGVTGPDEYTAMVNNNAYTNLMVKDQFEFTVKSLRKLEQTAAWQGVQARYGLEERELEAWTTMAEQMYIHRVGQLIGQDDSFLEKAPWDFANTPREKYPLLLHFHPMVIYKYQVLKQADLVLAMYLQGHRFTREEKVVNYKYYEPLTTHDSSLSASIYAIVGAELGEIEKAYQYFMQSARMDLDDYHNNVKDGIHSASMAGSWLTIVNGFAGMRHDEEVITFNPTIPSAWTSYTFRVLFHGSLVEVSVTKEQTTYRLIEGCPVELRHGEQSFMLESERVCEISKS from the coding sequence ATGCATCAAGGGAAAGTTATATTTCCACAAGAACCGTGGACGATTACGGAGACAGAAGTAAATCTGGCGCATAATCAGCGCTGCGAGACGGTATTCGCGGTGGCGAATGGCTATATCGGCATGCGGGGGAATACCGAAGAAGGATATAGTGGTCCGGAGGGCTACTCCTTGAATGGAACGTACTTGAACGGGTTCTATGATTCAACGCCGATCCAATATGGAGAAGAAGCATTCGGTTACGCGAAGAACCGTCAGACGATGCTCAATGTCGCAGACGCGAAAGGCATTAGCCTCTGGGTCGACGGTGAGAAGTTCGATGTGCTGCAATCGAAGATCATCGATTACAAGCGTCAATTGCACATGAAGCAGGGCGTGATGACCCGTGAGATCGTCTGGGAGACACGGCAAGGGAAGCAGGTCGAGCTGCGCATCGAGCGGATGGCATCATTTGTGAATAAGCATATGGCATTGATCCGGTATGAAGCGAAAGTACGGAGTGCAGCAGCACAAATGGAGTTCGTCTCGACGCTGAATGGCGAAGTGACGAATCAAGTGACGATGGGTGATCCGCGTACAGGCTCCGGCTTCGCGGGGCAAGTGCTCCTGACCGAGGGGCTGCGAGCAGACGGCGCGATTCACGGCACGGCGCAGCGGACGAAGAATACGAAATTCGTTTTAGTCTCGGCGGTGAACCATGCGCTGAACGTAGAACACGAATCCGCATGTCACGAGCAAGGGCAGCTAATCGAACTTCGCTATCGCTGCGAAGCAGCGCCGGATCAAGCGGTTGTGCTGGATAAGTACATCGCGTACTTCGCTTCGAAGGATTATGAGGAAGCCGAGCTCTGGCCGATGGCCGTTACAGCGTTAACGGATGCGAAGGCGAAGGGGTATAACTGGTTCCGTGAGCGTCAAGAAGAGATTCTAGCCGACTTCTGGCAAGTGGCCGACGTATCGGTGGAAGGCGACGAACTCCTGCAGCAAGGACTCCGATTCAATGCTTATCACTTGTTCCAATCGGTTGGACGCGACGGGAAGACGAACATTGGGGCGAAAGGGATTACCGGCGAAGGCTATGAAGGCCATTATTTCTGGGATACGGAGACGTATATCCTGCCTTTCTTCCTATATAACCGTCCCGAAATTTCACGTCAGCTGCTGAAGTATCGCCATTCGATTTTGCCGAAAGCCAAAGCAAGAGCAGCCGAACTGGGGTACGAAGGAGCGCTATACGCATGGAGAACGATTGACGGCGAAGAGACGTCGCCGTATTATCCGGCGGGCTCCGCACAGCTGCATATTAATGCGGACATCGCGTATGCGGTGAAGAAGTATGTGGAGGTGACACGAGATGAAGACTACCTCCTTCAAGAAGGCTTGGACATTCTCGTCGAGACCTGCCGCTTCTTCGCGGATGCCGGGGATTGGATCGAAGGCAAAGGCTTCTGCATCAACGGCGTAACTGGACCGGACGAATACACGGCAATGGTGAACAACAATGCCTACACGAACCTGATGGTGAAGGACCAATTCGAGTTCACGGTGAAGTCGCTCCGCAAGCTGGAGCAGACGGCGGCTTGGCAAGGCGTGCAAGCGAGATACGGGCTGGAGGAGCGTGAACTCGAGGCATGGACCACGATGGCGGAACAAATGTATATTCACCGCGTGGGCCAGCTGATCGGGCAAGACGACAGCTTCTTGGAGAAGGCGCCGTGGGATTTCGCGAATACGCCGCGCGAGAAGTATCCGCTGCTGCTGCACTTCCACCCGATGGTTATCTACAAATACCAAGTATTGAAGCAGGCAGATCTCGTCCTGGCGATGTATCTTCAAGGCCATCGCTTCACGCGCGAAGAGAAGGTCGTCAATTACAAGTATTACGAACCGCTAACGACGCATGACTCTTCGTTGTCCGCGAGCATCTATGCGATTGTCGGCGCGGAGCTGGGCGAGATCGAGAAAGCGTACCAATACTTTATGCAATCGGCACGGATGGACCTCGACGACTATCATAACAACGTGAAGGACGGCATCCACTCCGCATCGATGGCCGGCAGCTGGCTGACGATCGTGAACGGCTTCGCTGGCATGCGACATGACGAGGAAGTCATTACGTTCAACCCGACAATTCCGTCCGCTTGGACGAGCTATACGTTCCGCGTTCTCTTCCACGGCAGCCTTGTCGAGGTATCCGTAACGAAGGAGCAGACGACGTATCGATTGATCGAAGGGTGTCCTGTGGAGCTGCGGCACGGGGAGCAATCGTTCATGCTCGAGTCGGAGCGGGTTTGCGAGATAAGCAAGTCATAA